From uncultured Desulfobacter sp.:
CATTTTATATCTTAATTCCTTTTACGGTTAGCTGTATGGTTATTTCTTTAGTACAAATGTGTAATAAAAATAAAGCGCAACCCGTTGAAGTCAAGGGGAGGAAGGCTCTTCCTTTGTATCAATCAAAGGGGCTCGGTTTTGCCTGAATGCGCTGATGGCCACCATGAGAACGGAGATGGCCGCCGGGGTCATGCCGTCAATGCGGGATGCCTGGCCCAGGGATGCCGGGCAGATCCGGTTGAGCTTTTCCCTGATTTCATTGGACAAGCCGTGGGCCGCATCAAAGGAAAATTCAGACGGAATTTTTATCCGTTCCAGATCCTCAAATTTTTTAATTTCATTATACTGACGACGGATATATCCTTCATATTTAATTTCGATTTCCACTTGCCGGGCTGCGCGGTCCTGGACAGGTTCGGGGGCAGGGGAAATTTGCTTTAAAAGGTCGTAACTCAGCTCCGCACGCTTGAGCAACTGGATCAAAGGGACACCTGTGTCAATGGGATTAGAGTTGTGTTCAGCAAGAAAGGCATTGGTTTCATCATTGGGTTTGACCACGATTCGGTTAACCCGTTTAAGTTCTTTTTTTGTGTCTGCCTTGATTCGGGAGACCTCATCCAGGCGTGCCTTGTTTGTCAGGCCGTATTCATAGCCGATCCTCGCTAAACGCAGATCTGCATTGTCTTCCCTGAGCAGCAGCCGGTATTCGGCCCTGGACGTGAACATGCGGTAGGGTTCTTTGGTGCCCCGGGTGACAAGGTCATCCACCATGACTCCCATATAGGCCTGGGACCGGTCCAGGATAAAAGGCGGGCGGCCAAGTGTTTTTGCTGCGGCATTGGCCCCGGCCCATAGCCCCTGGGCCCCGGCCTCCTCATAGCCGGACGTGCCGTTGATCTGCCCGGCCAGAAACAGTCCCTTGACCTTTTTGGTTTCAAGGGCAGGTGTCAGTTCCAGAGGCGACACATAATCGTATTCAATGGCATAGGCCGGGCGCATGATCTGGGCCTGTTCAAGTCCTTTTACCGAGCGTACCACCTGGTATTGAATGTCAAGGGGCAGACTGTTGCCCAGTCCCGAAGCATAAATTTCTTTAGACTCGATACCTTCATATTCCAGAATCACATGGTGGGATTCCCGGTCCGGGAATTTTACCACCTTGTCTTCAAAGGATGGGCAATACCTGGCGGACTGGCCCTTTATATGTCCACCGTACAGGGCTGAATATTTTAGATTGTTGCGTATGACGGCATGGGTGTCCGGGTTGGTCTGGCCCATGAAGCTTGGCAGCATGGGCGTTGTTACCTTGGTAGTGGAAAAGGAAAAGGGTTTGATGACCTCGTCTGATCCGTGGACATTAAACTTTGAAAAATCAATGGAATCGGCATGCAGCCGGGGCGGTGTGCCGGTTTTCATTCTGCCCATCTCAAGTCCCATGGATTCAAGGCTTTGGGCCAGTCCCGTGGAGGCAAACTCTCCGGCACGTCCGGCCTGAATTCTTGAGGACCCGATATGGACGGTGCCCCGCAGAAAGGTGCCTGTGGTGATGACTACGCAGCCGGCAAAATACTCAAAACCGGTATTTTCGGCAATACCTTTGATTTCATTGTTTTCAATGATCAAAGATTCCACCATGGCCTGTTTAAGATCCAGATTTTCAGCCTTTTCCAGGACATGCTTCATATTTCGTGAATACATGTTCTTATCATTCTGGGTTCGGGTGGACTGGACAGCTGGTCCTTTACGGGTATTCAAGGTCCGGTATTGGATAGCTGAAGAGTCTGATATCTTTGCCATCCAGCCACCTAGAGCATCAATCTCCTTGACCAGTTGTCCTTTGGCTGTACCGCCAATGGAGGGACTGCAGGGCATGGCTGCAATTTTGTCCATGTCAATGGTGAGCAAAAGGGTGTCACAGCCCATACGGGCCGCGGCCAGGGCCCCTTCGCACCCGGCGTGTCCTGCACCGACCACAATGACATCATATCTTTTTTTGAAAGTGTTCATAACATCCTTAGTTAGTGCTTGAAAGAAAACTTGGAAATTTTGTTGAGTACAAGGCGGACTGAAATTTTAACCGGAGGAATACATGAAGTATTTCGGGGATTAAAATTTCAGACCAACGCCGTAATCGGCAAAATTTATGGTTTTCGGACGGGCACTATTTTTTTTTTACAGGTTCTAAATATAATGATTACTATCTATTGGTCAACAGCCTGGCAAGTTTTCATGGTGAATCTTCTCACCTTGGCAAATTCATTTGTAATCTGTATGCTTAAGGAGTTGCCTTAAGCTTGGTGAGCGTATGAATATGAATTCAAAAGGATGGAATGGAGGAAGAATTTGGCAGATGCAGACCGAATGAAACGATACTCGGATTATAATGCATATCTTCGCAACCTGTTTGGTGAGCGGGTGCAGAAAATTTCCGTGGATGCCGGGCTGACCTGCCCCAACCGGGACGGAACTCTGTCCAGGGCCGGTTGTATTTACTGCAATGCAAAAGGGTCGGGTACCGGGGCCTTTGCCAAGGGGCTTTCCATTTCCCAGCAGATTGAGGCCGGCAAGATTGGGGCCATAAAAAAATATAAGGCCAGAAAATTTCTTGCCTATTTCCAGTCTTTTACCAATACCTATGCCCCGGTGGACCACCTTAAAGCCTTATATGACGAAGCCTTGTCCTGTGAGGGGGTGGTCGGCATGGCTGTGGGCACAAGGCCCGATTGTGTGGATAAAGCAAAAATTGATTTGCTTGACGCCTACACAAAGGATTATCTTATCTGGTTGGAATACGGGCTTCAGTCTGCCCATGACGCCACCCTTGCCCTGATCAACCGGGGGCATAATTATAAAGATTTTCAAGCAGCCGTGGCCCTGGTTGCGCCCAAGAAAAAGCTTAATGTCTGTGCTCATATTATTCTTGGCCTGCCCGGAGAAACCAGGGCCATGATGCTGGAAAATGCCCGGATTCTCGGGGACCTGGGGATTAATGGGGTCAAAATTCACCTGCTTTATGTGGTCCGTGGCACCGCTTTGGACAAGATGTATGGTCAGGGGCGGTATACGCCTTTAGAACAGCAAGAATATGTGGACTTGGTCTGCGATTTTTTGGAAAGGCTACCCAAGTCCATGATTATCCAGCGGATTACAGGGGACCCCCATGCTGACGAGCTTGTGGCCCCGTTGTGGTCGGCCCGGTACAGAGAGACATTCAACATGATTCAGCACACCCTTGAAGCCCGGGATTCCTACCAGGGAAAATGTCGACTCTAATAGCTTCTTCTCCTGAAAGGCTTTTTCTTCTTTTTACCACCGGAATCGGCATGATTCACTTTGATGGGTTTTTTATCAACTATGTTGCCGTTCAAAGCCTTAATGGCTTTGTCCGCTTCCGAATTGCTTGGCATTTCAACAAAACCAAACCCTTTGGAACGTCCGTTAAATCTGTTTTTTATAATTTTAACGCTTTCAACTTCGCCAAACGCATCAAACGCCTGTTTGAGCGTTTCTTCTGTCATAAGTTCTGTCAGATTCCCGACATAAATTTTCATTCACGGATCCTTTTATTTTTAAACAGGCTATATACCCTCACGGGAGAAAGTCAGCACCTGGCAGGTGACACTTTTTTTCATACAGTCTGTCTGAGTGATTTTTTTCTTTGAACAGGCATAACCCAGTCCAGTCATTTTTTTGCTGAATTTTGCGTGATAGCCTCGTCTGGGGTCCACAATGATTATATCACAATGACCCCGGGCATGCCGATTTATGAAAGCGGACAAAAGGTTGACATGTTCAACTTCATAAAGAATATCAGAACCGATGATCAGGTCAAATTTACCAAGATCATCATTCATATCAGCCCATCCGGTCCGAACAAAGGGGATTTTTTTTCCGTCATTGAGTTTCACATTGTGAACCAGAAACCCTTCAGTTTCAGGATGGTAGTCTGTGGCTGTAATATCTGCCGACCTTTGATTTAGAATCAGACTGGCCAGGGCAATGCCGCACCCTACTTCAAGCACCCGCTTTCCGTTCACATGGTAATCAAGCATCAGGCGGGCAAGCACCTGGCTGGAAGGCCAGACCACGCCGAACAGCGGCCAGGTGGCCGAAGATATCCCAAGTCTTTTTGCTTCACCGTTGATATCCTCAAACTGCAGTGTATCTCTAAGTGTCCGGATATGAATATCCATATCCCCGATTTCAAGGGTTGTATATCGAACGCGCACGCTGGACATGGGGCCTGTCACTATTCCTGCAGTTCCGGTTGACCCGTTTCAAGATCGGTTCCGGTGTCTGCCTGGTTCTTTTTTTCAGCCTTTCGCTTGAGTTTTTCTTCTTTCTTCTTTTTTTTATTCAACTCTTTTTGCCTTTTTTCCCAGGAATATTGATTTCGGACTGCCATGCCTCTCCTTTTTTTACATTATGGATAGTTAAGCCGGAAGTAAGGATTCTTCTGTCATTTTTTTGCCCAAGGCCTTTTCGATCAAGCCAATGGTTTTATTGTCTTCCCTGGTTGTAAATGTGTATGCCTGGCCGGGTTGGTTTGCCCTTCCGGTTCTACCGGTTCTGTGGATATAGGTTTCAACCGTATCCGGCAGATCATAGTTGATCACGTGGGAAACCCCTGATACGTCGATTCCCCTGGCAGCAATATCCGTTGCCACAAGTATTTTGAAAGAACCGCTTCGAAATCCGTCCATTGCCCTGCGCCGCTGGTTCTGGGATAAATTCCCCTGTAAAGAGACCGCGTTGAATCCGGATTTTTTTAACTGGACGGCAAGGCTTTTGGCCTTATGCTTGGTCCGTGTAAATACAATGGTGCTGGCCATGCCGTTTTTTGAAAACAGTGTCTTGAGCAGGGCTGTGCGCCTTTCCCTTTGGACATTAAACCGGCCATGGGCGATGCGGGGTGCAGGACCATTATGGTTGACCTGAACCGTGATGGGATGGTTTAAAATGTTCTGGACCAGATTGTTGATAGCCTTCGGCATGGTTGCAGAGAAAACCAGGGTCTGGCGCTTTTTGGGTAAAGACCGGATAATTCGCCTGATATCAGGCAAAAATCCCATATCAAGCATCTGATCGGCTTCGTCCAGAACAAGGGTGTCAATTCCGCTGAGGCTCAGGGCCTTTTCATTCATGAGATCCAACAGCCGTCCCGGGCATGCGACAACAATATCTACGCCTTGTCGAAGAGCCTTTTTCTGAAGATGCTTTCCAACACCGCCGTAAACGGCCACGCTTTTAACCGGGGTATGAATCGCCATCATTATAATACTTTCATGAATCTGCTCGGCCAGTTCCCTGGTGGGGGCCATGATTAATGCTGACGGCGCTGCTGATGATGCAGTGCGGCGTGTTTTGAGCAAATGCTGGAGAATCGGCAGCACAAAGGCAACCGTTTTTCCGGTGCCGGTCTGGGCCAGGCCAAGGATATCTTTCCCGGCAAGAATGGAAGGGAGTGCTTTTTGCTGGATGGGACTGGGGCTGGTATAGCCCGCGTCACGAATACCTGACTGGATGCCAGGGTGAAAATGAAACTGGGTAAAACTCATTAA
This genomic window contains:
- the mnmG gene encoding tRNA uridine-5-carboxymethylaminomethyl(34) synthesis enzyme MnmG — protein: MNTFKKRYDVIVVGAGHAGCEGALAAARMGCDTLLLTIDMDKIAAMPCSPSIGGTAKGQLVKEIDALGGWMAKISDSSAIQYRTLNTRKGPAVQSTRTQNDKNMYSRNMKHVLEKAENLDLKQAMVESLIIENNEIKGIAENTGFEYFAGCVVITTGTFLRGTVHIGSSRIQAGRAGEFASTGLAQSLESMGLEMGRMKTGTPPRLHADSIDFSKFNVHGSDEVIKPFSFSTTKVTTPMLPSFMGQTNPDTHAVIRNNLKYSALYGGHIKGQSARYCPSFEDKVVKFPDRESHHVILEYEGIESKEIYASGLGNSLPLDIQYQVVRSVKGLEQAQIMRPAYAIEYDYVSPLELTPALETKKVKGLFLAGQINGTSGYEEAGAQGLWAGANAAAKTLGRPPFILDRSQAYMGVMVDDLVTRGTKEPYRMFTSRAEYRLLLREDNADLRLARIGYEYGLTNKARLDEVSRIKADTKKELKRVNRIVVKPNDETNAFLAEHNSNPIDTGVPLIQLLKRAELSYDLLKQISPAPEPVQDRAARQVEIEIKYEGYIRRQYNEIKKFEDLERIKIPSEFSFDAAHGLSNEIREKLNRICPASLGQASRIDGMTPAAISVLMVAISAFRQNRAPLIDTKEEPSSP
- a CDS encoding TIGR01212 family radical SAM protein (This family includes YhcC from E. coli K-12, an uncharacterized radical SAM protein.), whose protein sequence is MEWRKNLADADRMKRYSDYNAYLRNLFGERVQKISVDAGLTCPNRDGTLSRAGCIYCNAKGSGTGAFAKGLSISQQIEAGKIGAIKKYKARKFLAYFQSFTNTYAPVDHLKALYDEALSCEGVVGMAVGTRPDCVDKAKIDLLDAYTKDYLIWLEYGLQSAHDATLALINRGHNYKDFQAAVALVAPKKKLNVCAHIILGLPGETRAMMLENARILGDLGINGVKIHLLYVVRGTALDKMYGQGRYTPLEQQEYVDLVCDFLERLPKSMIIQRITGDPHADELVAPLWSARYRETFNMIQHTLEARDSYQGKCRL
- a CDS encoding RNA-binding protein yields the protein MKIYVGNLTELMTEETLKQAFDAFGEVESVKIIKNRFNGRSKGFGFVEMPSNSEADKAIKALNGNIVDKKPIKVNHADSGGKKKKKPFRRRSY
- a CDS encoding histidine kinase; amino-acid sequence: MSSVRVRYTTLEIGDMDIHIRTLRDTLQFEDINGEAKRLGISSATWPLFGVVWPSSQVLARLMLDYHVNGKRVLEVGCGIALASLILNQRSADITATDYHPETEGFLVHNVKLNDGKKIPFVRTGWADMNDDLGKFDLIIGSDILYEVEHVNLLSAFINRHARGHCDIIIVDPRRGYHAKFSKKMTGLGYACSKKKITQTDCMKKSVTCQVLTFSREGI
- a CDS encoding DEAD/DEAH box helicase, producing the protein MSFTQFHFHPGIQSGIRDAGYTSPSPIQQKALPSILAGKDILGLAQTGTGKTVAFVLPILQHLLKTRRTASSAAPSALIMAPTRELAEQIHESIIMMAIHTPVKSVAVYGGVGKHLQKKALRQGVDIVVACPGRLLDLMNEKALSLSGIDTLVLDEADQMLDMGFLPDIRRIIRSLPKKRQTLVFSATMPKAINNLVQNILNHPITVQVNHNGPAPRIAHGRFNVQRERRTALLKTLFSKNGMASTIVFTRTKHKAKSLAVQLKKSGFNAVSLQGNLSQNQRRRAMDGFRSGSFKILVATDIAARGIDVSGVSHVINYDLPDTVETYIHRTGRTGRANQPGQAYTFTTREDNKTIGLIEKALGKKMTEESLLPA